The Geoanaerobacter pelophilus nucleotide sequence TCAGATGAACCTTCTCTTCATAGAGGTCAGGTTCGTCTGCTATCGTCATGACTTCAGCAAGTAGCCACGAAGGGAATTCATTATCCAGGTTTTGCTGGAGTGCGACTGCTCTGAGTTTTTCAAACAGTTCCATTGTTTTCTCACCCGTCATGCTATACCGCTCGATTGGCTGATCTTCAGCAGTAATTTTTTCACAAAAACGTCATTACGTGCTTCCGGAAATGGCCAATGCCTTTTGTCCCACAAGCGCCTTAGCGACCTTATTGCGTGCACTGGCCAGAACCCTTTGAACCGTGCCTCGAGAAATTCCCATGCAGACTCCCGCCTGCTCCTGAGTCATTCCCTCTCCGTCACACAGATGCAGCGATTCCAGTTCGTCCTGGGCGAGTTGAATGACCTGAATATCTTTCAGCGGCACTCCCGCCGGTTTAAAGACCGCCGCGTATCCGGCACGGTGCGGGCAGATACAGTTCCTCGGCTTACGTGGACGCGGCATGGTTAGTGAGAGCACCCATGACTGTGTCCATGTCCGCCGCAGGTATGGCCCGGCATATATTCAGACAGCCCGTCAGACTGGAAGAGTGCAACATTGTCTGCAATTGTTCCAACCTGTGCCTGAAATACCCGCATCCCGGCAGCATTCAGTTTGTGAAGTGCGCCGCCGCCAATGCCTCCAACAACCACTGCATCCACTTTATAGCCGCCAAGCCCTGCTAGCGGATTGCAACCGCCGTGCTGATGGACCTGGTCGTTGATGTTTAAAGATGTTACTTCGTTGGTGGACATATCCACTACGACAAACCCGGGTGCAGACCCGAAATGCCCGTATACCTTACTCTCCAACCCTTGATTTTCCTCAACTGGAAAACATATTTTCATTTAATCCTCCCACCGATGTTTTGTGACTATGCACAAAATACTATTCAGATATATGAATGTCAATATGTAATGCACATTCCAAAATTATGTTGAGAAAATGCTAAAAAGTCATCGTGCAGATTAATGCAATAAATAGGCTCTACCTGCTAAATACTGCACATAAATCACGATTCGACCATTGTGTCGCTTAGTATTTGATTCACAAATCAAATAGTTATGTATTGATCTTTGTTCGACACGCTACAGGAGATATACACGATGATTCGCTTTTTATCTTCGTGTGAACGTGCTATAAGAGACTAAAATACGATCCAAGTTGCATTCACGGCAAAATGATAAATTATCACCGCGTTCGATTTCTCATAACTTGTGTGACTGCGCTCAGTATTCTCTTTCTCGGGATGCGTGTGCCAGATATCTCACGCCCACACCGCCACAAACCAATCAATCGAGCAGTTTTAGACAAGCAGGTCAAGGCACCACAAAGCGCTGTAAAAAAGTCTTTCGAAACTGTTGCAATCACCATTAGACCTGTTGAGATCTCCTCGCCTGTCTTTTATCGCTCCGATTTCCAATATGCATTTCAACCTCCCGGTTATTCGCATTTTTCACCAAACGCTCCCCGAGCCCCCCCCTGTTAATCGTCTGACTTTTCAGCCACATTCCTGAAAACATCTAACCCTGTACGTTGCCGGTAGCCTATTGGTTCGCAATGAACAGGGTGTTGTGCATTATTCTATCCATAACAAAGGAGATGACATGAATAAGTCTGTTAATCAGTTAGTTACAATTTTGTTTGCTGGGATGTTCCTGTATACCGGTTGCGCCAAACAGGAGGTTGTCAAGAAAGACGAACCTCTTGTATCAAAAGGAACAGCGGCCAAACCGGTAGATATGAAGAGCAAATCTCCTGATTCCGGTGATGCAAATACGCAACCTCGTGTCAGTGAGGAAGCAAAAAAATCAGAAAAACCAGAGGTGCTGACGGCTACTTCCGAAATGAAAACAGCGTTGGAGAAAATATATTTCGACTTTGACTCATCGACACTAAGCGAAACTGCCCGCCAAACTCTGTCCAGAACCTTTGACGTACTGAAGCAAAACCCACAATTAAAAGTCAGAGTTGAAGGTCATTGTGATGAACGTGGTTCAGACTCATACAACCTGGCTCTCGGAGAGCGTCGGGCAAGGACAGCATCTCATTATCTGAACTCACTGGGGGTTTCAGATCAGCGATTATCCACCGTCAGTTATGGAGAGGAAAAACCGAATGACCTAGGACATGATGAAGCATCGTGGGCCAAAAACCGTCGCGACGAATTCATTATAATCAAGTAGACAGCCCTGGGGAAATGAGGGCTGTTTCGTAAGCCCTCATCTCCCCGTGTGTGCCCTGAGCCTGTATCATTGCCAGCGGTTAACGTACTGAGAATTGTTTTTCTCTCATCGTTGTTTAGCGTGAAATAGGCAAACACGGAGAATGCTCATCATGACTAAAGAAAAAACATCATTCCCTGCAGCCCTACTTAAAACATCTCTTGGCTTGATTGCAATTGCAGTTTTCTTTTTGCTGTTGTGCGGATTCGACTGGGGCTTCAGAAAAGAGCCCTGTCAGGAGGCGGCACAGATGCTTGCCAACTCATCGCAAGGGATGACTGAACCGCTTGTGGGACCGATAATAACTCTCTGTCCTGAAGGTGCAATTGGTCACCTGGCAAAAGGTTTCCAACTTGAACGAAAAAGGGATGTCAGTCAGGCGATCGAAGAATATCAAAAGGCTGCAAATCTTGATTCAACAATGGAACAAGTTCACGGCAGTCTAGGGTTATTGCACCTTGAACAGGGTTCGGATGTTTCTGCGGCAGCAGAGTTGACAAAGGCTCTGAATGATTCGCGTGACCCACGTTATCACCGGGGATTGGCAAAGATTCTTAACAAGGAAGGCGAGACAGCGTTACTCATCTATCATGCAGAAGAAGCAGTGAAAGAAAATCCAAATGACCTGGAGGTTATTAACTGGCTCGCTGACGCCTATGTGAGAAATGGTGACCTCGATAAAGCCGCAATTGAATATGAAAAGGTTATTGCCAGAGATTCGAACAATGAACATGCGCGGTGCGGTCTTGGCAGCATCCATGAAAAAAGTGGCAGAATTGATGATGCCATACGAGAGTATAACGCTGCCGCTCTTGCCAACCCTTCTGACAAGTCCATTCATAAGCAGTTGGCCGATCTGTATCGGCAAAAAGGGGACAAATTGCTTGCTGAAAAAGAGATGGAACTGGCAGGGATCAACCCAAGAGAAGCAGACATTGCCTCACTGATGCAGAAAGGCAATGAACTGCTTCTTGCCCGAAATTATGACAAGGCTGTAGAAACATATGAGATAGTTGTAAAGATGCAGCCAAACCGGTTAGATGCAATGGAAAAACTAGGAGACGCCCATATGGCAGCAGGTCGTGATGATGACGCCATTAAAGCCTATAGTCAGGTAATCATACTTAACCCGTCGATCCCTTCACTTCATTACACTTTGGGAATACTCTTCGAGCGTAAGGGGCTGCTGGACAAGGCAGAGGCGGAATACAAGATGTCATTGCAGTATGACTCCAAAAATGGCGACCCGCGACGCCGGTTGGCCGACATATATACTCTTCGCGGCAACTTTACCCAATCAATCTCTGAGTACAACGAACTGATCAAACTCCGCGGTGATAATCCAATCCTTCACTTCAGGTTGGCACGGCTCTATGACAAAAACAAGGATTCACGGAAAGCCATCGACGAGTATCTGGAAGCAGTCAGACTTTCTCCAGACAACTTGGAGATAAGAAAAGAACTTGCTGCGCTGTATGCCAGAAAAGGATTGCATGCCGAAGCAGAGCGCCAGTATCAGGAAATTCTACGCCTTGACCGAAACGATCAGGGGATCCGAAACGCATTACTGTCAAACTATGTAAAACAAAAAAAATATGACGGACTGATTGCCCTCCTCAAGGAAGCAGTTGATATCAACCCGAATGATTCCAACTCGCATTATAAACTCGGAATTGTCTATGACTTCAAGAAGGAGTATGAACTCGCTGCTGCCGAGTATCAAAAAGCCATAGACCTCAATCCAGATCACGCCAAATCGTTGAACGCACTAGGTAAACTCAAAATTAAAACTGGAGAGTTAAAAAAGGCAAAAACCCTTCTGGAGGCGGCACGCATGGCTGATCCGAACTTCACCGAGCCACGTGAACTATTGAGCAATATCCGGGAAGAACCTAATGCGACCAAACAGCGTAAAAGTTCTCGCAAAGTTAAAGTCCCGAAAAGAAAGAGCACTCCAAAGAAAAAATAAGTATGGGCTAGAGCAGCAATGGTGGCTGATATAATTGCTGAAAACGGCAAATCTCTTTAGAAAATAAATAAAAAACAGATCTTTTCCTTTGAGGCACAATATGTCACAGGAACCATCCAAGGCATTTGTTGAATTTGATCTTACAATCCATGTTTTCACTGTCTCGGCAACTCTTGTCGGTGTTTGTTTAACTGTTATAGGGATAATGCGACATTTAGGTGGAGTACGTGCGTCACATTATGGCCAGGAGTTGCTTGCCCTTGATGCATTTCTGTTTCTCCTCAGTTGTATTCTTTCATATATTTCTTTGAAAATACGAAGTTACAATAAACGCAAGAGTCTTTTGGCAAATATTGCAGACAATCTTTTCATATTAGCGCTGTCTTTAATGGCAGTCGTCTGTGGTCTTATAGTGTATGAGGTTATATAAGGAGAAATATAAAGATCCTCCTTTTGGCGGAGAATTCACCATGCCACCGTTGTTTTTGTTTACATTAATCGGAATATTTGGAGGCGTAGCATCTGGAATGTTCGGCATCGGCGGAGGTATCGTCATTGTCCCTGCATTAATCTACTGGGCCGGTTTCTCGCAACACAAAGCCACAGGGACCAGCCTTGCTGTGCTATTGCCACCAATAGGTCTTGCCGCAACTCTCGAATACTATCGGCACGGTAACGTCGACCTCAAGGCAGCCGTAATTATCGCGACTGCCATGTTCGTTGGTGCCTGGGGTGGTGCATTCCTAGCGAATCAGATGAAGGGCCCTCATTTACGTCTCATTTTCGGGGTTTTTGTGACGGGAATTGGCGTGTACCTTGTCTACGGAGCATGCAAACGCCTCGGTTGGTTGTGAGATGATTCGAGCAGGGAAACTTAGTGCAGACACATGCACTCAAATATGTTTCATCTGCAAATTGCAAATTCCGGATGAATCCGACCACCGTTCCGGCGTGAAACCGACCGCGATTCCGATTTGAATCCGACCAACATTCCGCTGGCAATCCGACCAGCGTTCCGGAACGAATCCGACCAAGCTGATGTAGTCGCAAGGTAACTCAACAGCGTATTGTGCCCCTCATATTCACTAAGGAGGGCACCAATGCCGCAGAATCGAGTTGCCATGCGAAAGATACGAGAGATACTCCGACTTGCCTGGGCATGCGGTCTGACCAGACAAGCAATTGCCGATACTTGCGGTATGGGCAAGACCACCGTTACTGACACTTTGTACCGGGCTTCTGCCGCCAATCTTTCCTGGCCACTGCCTCCTGACCTCGATGACGAACAACTCGAACATCTGCTTTATCCTGTTCATCCCCGTGCAATAGCCAGCAGGCGGGCACCGCCTGACTGGGCATCTCTGCACAACGAACTTCTTTCCCACAAAAACCTTACGCTAATGCTGCTCTGGCAGGAGTACAAAGAACGAGAACCTTCTGGTTATCAGTACAGCCAGTTTTGTGACCAATTCCGGCACTGGCGAGGGAAGCTCGACCTCTCCATGCGTCAGGAACACCGGGCTGGCGAGAAGATGTTCGTGGACTACTGCGGCCAGACAGTTCCCATTGTTGACTCGGCCACCGGGGAGATACGGGACGCTCAGGTGTTTGTGGCGGTCATGGGTGCCAGTAACTACACCTACGCCGAAGCTACCTGGAGCCAGACCCTTGCCGACTGGACCGGCTCACATGTCAGAACCTTCTCCTACTTCGGTGCCGTGCCCCATTGCCTGGTCCCGGATAATTTGCTCTCTGGTGTCACCAGAACCTGCCGCTATGAACCGGGTATCAATGCCACCTATCAGGAACTGGCATCCCATTACGGCACTGCCGTCATTCCTGCCCGTGTCCGTAAACCACGAGACAAGCCCAAGGTTGAAGCCGGTGTCCAGTTTGTGCAGCGATTCATCTTGGCCGGTTTGCGCCACCACATCTTCTTCAGCCTGGCAGAGGCCAATGCCGCCATCAAGGAGCGGCTGGAACTGCTGAACAACCGTCCCTTCAGGAAACTTCACGGCACCCGAAGAAGCCGTTTCGAGGAACTGGACCGACCGGCAATGCTGCCGCTGCCGGAACTTTCTTACGAGTATGCCCAATGGAAGATTGCCCGAGTGCATATCGACTACCATGTCGATGTGGAGGGTCATTTCTACAGCGTCCCTTATCAACTGGTCAAAGAGCAGGTCGAGGTGCGTTACACGGCAACCATCGTGGAGTGTTTCCATAAAGGGAACCGGATAGCCTCGCATCCTCGCTCCTTCGTGAAGGGGAAACACACCACCAACCCTGACCATATGCCGCCTGCCCATCGGGAGTATGCCGACTGCACGCCCGGTCGCCTTATCGCCTGGGCAGCGCAGACCGGTACAGCAACAACAGCGGTCGTTGAATCAATCCTTTCAAGACGTGCCTATCCTGAGCATGGCGTGCGTTCCTGCATGGGTATCCTCTCCCTTGGCAAAAAGTTCGGCAAGGAACGGCTGGAAGCTGCCTGCGAACGAGCCATGTTCATTAAGGGGGTCACCTACACCAGCATCAAGTCGATTCTCACCAACAATCTTGACCAGAAGCCACTACCCAAACAGCAGGAGCTGCTTACCGTTGCCCATGACAACATCAGGGGCACGGATTACTACGGATAATGAAAGGAACTACCGTGCTGACCCAACCAACCATTGAGAAACTCAATGCCATGAAGCTCTCGGCAATGGCGCAGGCATTCGCCGAACAGATGCAACGACCCGACATGGCATCCCTCACCTTCGAGGAACGTTTCGGTCTGCTCGTAGACCAGCAGATGACTGACTTGGACAATAAGCGGATGCAAAACAGGCTGCGAACCGCAAAGCTGCGGCTTTCGGCATCAATCGAAGACCTGGACTTTAGGGAGGCTCGCGGCATGAACCGGTCGCAGGTCATGTCTCTTGCCCAGAACCAATGGGTGCGCAGCCACCACAACATCCTTATCACTGGGCCGACCGGCGCAGGAAAGAGTTATCTTGCCTGTGCATTGGCGCAGAAGGCATGCCGTGACGGGCATACAACTCTTTACCAGCGACTGCCAAGGCTGCTTCAGGACATATCCATCGCCAGGCATGACGGTCGCTATCACAAACTCATGGCGCAAATCGCCAAGTGCGAAGTGCTGGTGCTTGATGACCTGCTCATCTCGCCACTGTCACAGGATGACCAGCGGGAACTGCTGGAAATCGTCGAAGAACGTTATGACCGGAAAGCCACCATCATCACCAGTCAGTTACCCATTAAGGCGTGGCACGATGCCATGCAAGACCCGACACTGGCTGACGCTATCCTTGACCGGCTGGTGCACAATGCCTACAAAGTTGAGTTGAAGGGTGAATCGATGAGAAAGAAAAGAACAAGCCTTGGCCTTAAACAATAAGCAGAGAATGGCAGTTGAGGTATTTCTCTTGAACGTTTCGCCTGGAGCTGATATTAGGATATTCGAATATCAGCAAGGAGAACATCTTGGATTTTAATACATCACTTGAATGGGCCGAACTCTTAAAGGCCATCGCCCACCCGACGCGTCTTCAGAT carries:
- the pal gene encoding peptidoglycan-associated lipoprotein Pal; amino-acid sequence: MNKSVNQLVTILFAGMFLYTGCAKQEVVKKDEPLVSKGTAAKPVDMKSKSPDSGDANTQPRVSEEAKKSEKPEVLTATSEMKTALEKIYFDFDSSTLSETARQTLSRTFDVLKQNPQLKVRVEGHCDERGSDSYNLALGERRARTASHYLNSLGVSDQRLSTVSYGEEKPNDLGHDEASWAKNRRDEFIIIK
- the istA gene encoding IS21 family transposase, whose product is MRKIREILRLAWACGLTRQAIADTCGMGKTTVTDTLYRASAANLSWPLPPDLDDEQLEHLLYPVHPRAIASRRAPPDWASLHNELLSHKNLTLMLLWQEYKEREPSGYQYSQFCDQFRHWRGKLDLSMRQEHRAGEKMFVDYCGQTVPIVDSATGEIRDAQVFVAVMGASNYTYAEATWSQTLADWTGSHVRTFSYFGAVPHCLVPDNLLSGVTRTCRYEPGINATYQELASHYGTAVIPARVRKPRDKPKVEAGVQFVQRFILAGLRHHIFFSLAEANAAIKERLELLNNRPFRKLHGTRRSRFEELDRPAMLPLPELSYEYAQWKIARVHIDYHVDVEGHFYSVPYQLVKEQVEVRYTATIVECFHKGNRIASHPRSFVKGKHTTNPDHMPPAHREYADCTPGRLIAWAAQTGTATTAVVESILSRRAYPEHGVRSCMGILSLGKKFGKERLEAACERAMFIKGVTYTSIKSILTNNLDQKPLPKQQELLTVAHDNIRGTDYYG
- a CDS encoding tetratricopeptide repeat protein, yielding MTKEKTSFPAALLKTSLGLIAIAVFFLLLCGFDWGFRKEPCQEAAQMLANSSQGMTEPLVGPIITLCPEGAIGHLAKGFQLERKRDVSQAIEEYQKAANLDSTMEQVHGSLGLLHLEQGSDVSAAAELTKALNDSRDPRYHRGLAKILNKEGETALLIYHAEEAVKENPNDLEVINWLADAYVRNGDLDKAAIEYEKVIARDSNNEHARCGLGSIHEKSGRIDDAIREYNAAALANPSDKSIHKQLADLYRQKGDKLLAEKEMELAGINPREADIASLMQKGNELLLARNYDKAVETYEIVVKMQPNRLDAMEKLGDAHMAAGRDDDAIKAYSQVIILNPSIPSLHYTLGILFERKGLLDKAEAEYKMSLQYDSKNGDPRRRLADIYTLRGNFTQSISEYNELIKLRGDNPILHFRLARLYDKNKDSRKAIDEYLEAVRLSPDNLEIRKELAALYARKGLHAEAERQYQEILRLDRNDQGIRNALLSNYVKQKKYDGLIALLKEAVDINPNDSNSHYKLGIVYDFKKEYELAAAEYQKAIDLNPDHAKSLNALGKLKIKTGELKKAKTLLEAARMADPNFTEPRELLSNIREEPNATKQRKSSRKVKVPKRKSTPKKK
- the istB gene encoding IS21-like element helper ATPase IstB; protein product: MLTQPTIEKLNAMKLSAMAQAFAEQMQRPDMASLTFEERFGLLVDQQMTDLDNKRMQNRLRTAKLRLSASIEDLDFREARGMNRSQVMSLAQNQWVRSHHNILITGPTGAGKSYLACALAQKACRDGHTTLYQRLPRLLQDISIARHDGRYHKLMAQIAKCEVLVLDDLLISPLSQDDQRELLEIVEERYDRKATIITSQLPIKAWHDAMQDPTLADAILDRLVHNAYKVELKGESMRKKRTSLGLKQ
- a CDS encoding NifB/NifX family molybdenum-iron cluster-binding protein — protein: MKICFPVEENQGLESKVYGHFGSAPGFVVVDMSTNEVTSLNINDQVHQHGGCNPLAGLGGYKVDAVVVGGIGGGALHKLNAAGMRVFQAQVGTIADNVALFQSDGLSEYMPGHTCGGHGHSHGCSH
- a CDS encoding DUF134 domain-containing protein, with translation MPRPRKPRNCICPHRAGYAAVFKPAGVPLKDIQVIQLAQDELESLHLCDGEGMTQEQAGVCMGISRGTVQRVLASARNKVAKALVGQKALAISGST
- a CDS encoding GSU3529 family protein → MELFEKLRAVALQQNLDNEFPSWLLAEVMTIADEPDLYEEKVHLIELLIDQIDNFDPYAGTGCFDTSVGAETIQSTIRRVLN
- a CDS encoding sulfite exporter TauE/SafE family protein; translation: MPPLFLFTLIGIFGGVASGMFGIGGGIVIVPALIYWAGFSQHKATGTSLAVLLPPIGLAATLEYYRHGNVDLKAAVIIATAMFVGAWGGAFLANQMKGPHLRLIFGVFVTGIGVYLVYGACKRLGWL